The Candidatus Bathyarchaeum sp. genome window below encodes:
- a CDS encoding aspartate aminotransferase family protein, with protein sequence MNEKEIMDIENKVMAQTFAKRDLTITKGKGALVWDINGNQYIDCTGSYGVAVVGHCHPRIVAAVQKQVETLIACHASFYNDARSELLQKLISIAPKGLDRVFLSNSGAESVECALKLARKKSGKTEIIAMMGAFHGKTMGALSATWKKKYRAPFMPLVPGFKHVPANNLEKVKEAITDKTAAIIVEPVRGEGGILMNSDDFLPGLREICDDKNVLLIFDEVQTGFGRTGKTFACEHYKVVPDIMCLAKSVAGGLPMAATFAKEEVMSAFNKGEHSSTFSGNPLVCAAASAAIDVLKEEKLAERAATLGSYFKGKLETLAEKHNIVREVRGLGLMIGVEMRFDVYNIIMDCMNNGVLVLDAGRNVVRFLPPLVIEKEQIDKVVIALDCAMEKENK encoded by the coding sequence ATGAATGAAAAAGAGATAATGGATATTGAAAACAAAGTTATGGCACAAACGTTTGCCAAACGCGACCTCACAATCACAAAGGGCAAAGGTGCCCTAGTTTGGGACATAAATGGCAACCAATACATCGACTGCACTGGAAGCTACGGAGTTGCAGTTGTTGGTCACTGCCACCCAAGAATTGTTGCAGCAGTGCAAAAACAAGTAGAAACGCTGATTGCTTGTCATGCTTCGTTCTATAACGATGCGCGTTCAGAACTTTTACAAAAACTCATCAGCATCGCACCCAAAGGATTAGACAGAGTTTTTCTTTCAAACAGCGGTGCAGAATCAGTTGAATGCGCCCTAAAACTAGCTCGAAAAAAGTCAGGTAAGACAGAAATAATTGCAATGATGGGGGCATTCCACGGTAAAACTATGGGTGCTCTTTCTGCAACATGGAAAAAGAAGTACCGTGCCCCATTTATGCCCCTTGTTCCAGGATTCAAACATGTTCCAGCAAACAACCTAGAAAAGGTAAAAGAAGCCATCACAGACAAAACAGCTGCAATTATAGTTGAACCCGTCAGAGGAGAAGGGGGAATATTGATGAATTCTGACGATTTTCTTCCCGGGCTGCGAGAAATTTGTGATGACAAAAATGTTTTGTTAATCTTTGATGAAGTTCAAACTGGATTTGGGCGAACGGGAAAAACTTTCGCTTGTGAACACTATAAAGTAGTCCCAGATATCATGTGCCTAGCCAAATCTGTTGCAGGAGGTTTGCCCATGGCAGCAACTTTTGCAAAAGAAGAAGTTATGTCTGCATTCAACAAAGGAGAACACTCCAGCACATTTAGCGGCAATCCTCTAGTTTGTGCCGCCGCATCTGCAGCAATAGATGTACTAAAAGAGGAAAAGCTCGCTGAACGAGCAGCCACTCTAGGAAGTTACTTTAAAGGCAAACTAGAAACACTCGCAGAAAAACACAATATAGTCAGGGAAGTTCGCGGATTAGGTTTGATGATTGGTGTTGAGATGCGTTTTGACGTTTACAACATAATCATGGACTGCATGAACAATGGTGTTCTGGTGTTGGATGCTGGAAGAAATGTTGTAAGGTTCTTGCCCCCGCTGGTTATTGAAAAAGAACAAATCGACAAAGTAGTTATTGCTCTGGATTGTGCAATGGAGAAGGAAAACAAATGA